From a region of the Lactuca sativa cultivar Salinas chromosome 4, Lsat_Salinas_v11, whole genome shotgun sequence genome:
- the LOC111921377 gene encoding uncharacterized protein LOC111921377 yields the protein MMLMIFSHLMTMPMKLSSSGILILFMCLSHECTGRHLSSIDSLAMDDNAMRLSHPTIKGFENDLLTVPDHLNLKMTENGKDQSSKVDNDHRKKTDSKSQSKKDVNNDQKLKKVKEEQVHHHHQHQPKSHNLKMTENGKDQSSKVDNDDHKKTDSKSQNKKDVNKDQKLKKVQEEEVHHHQHQHQPKSHTSVTFRVPPRNKRIHQQPGFNLDYSPPKTHPPSHN from the exons ATGATGTTAATGATCTTCTCTCATTTAATGACGATGCCGATGAAACTATCATCATCAGGTAttcttattttatttatgtgCCTTTCACATGAATGCACTGGTCGACATCTTAGTAGCATTGACAGTTTGGCCATGGATGACAATGCAATGCGTCTCAGCCATCCCACCATCAAG GGTTTTGAGAACGATCTACTCACAGTTCCTGATCATTTGAACCTCAAAATGACGGAAAACGGAAAGGATCAGAGCAGTAAGGTTGATAATGATCATCGCAAGAAAACAGACTCTAAATCACAGAGCAAGAAAGACGTAAACAACGACCAAAAGTTAAAGAAGGTTAAAGAAGAACaggttcatcatcatcatcaacatcaaccTAAGTCACATAACCTCAAAATGACGGAAAACGGAAAGGATCAGAGCAGTAAGGTTGATAATGATGATCACAAGAAAACAGACTCTAAATCACAGAACAAGAAAGACGTGAATAAGGACCAAAAGTTAAAGAAGGTTCAAGAAGAAGAggttcatcatcatcaacatcaacatcaacCTAAGTCACATACTAGTGTCACTTTTAGAGTCCCTCCTAGAAACAAGCGGATACATCAGCAACCTGGTTTTAATCTTGATTATTCTCCACCAAAGACACATCCTCCCAGTCACAACTAA
- the LOC111921379 gene encoding protein NEGATIVE GRAVITROPIC RESPONSE OF ROOTS: MKFFNWMQSKLNGGQEHKKSHTVTSTTLHVKQDSQKEEFNDWPHGLLAIGTFGNNDIPTENEEIEDNTEVTASSSPDLSDFTPEEIGKLQKELTKLLSKKPAANKQGEISADLPLDRFLNCPSSLEVDRRLSTTVITNQDDKEEDIDRTIRVILGRCKDICMENSKKAIGKKHKSISFLLKKMFVCSSGLPPMPSLQDRLPESRMERLLRAMLKNKINPQNSSRASSTRKLIENRQSPRKGKGKAIEKQEDDANDGSKWVKTDSEYIVLEI; this comes from the exons ATGAAG TTCTTTAATTGGATGCAAAGTAAACTCAATGGTGGGCAAGAGCATAAGAAGTCGCATACAGTCACCTCTACTACTC TTCACGTGAAACAAGACTCTCAGAAAGAAGAATTCAACGATTGGCCTCATGGGTTGCTGGCAATAGGAACGTTTGGAAACAATGATATACCAACTGAAAatgaagaaatcgaagataatACAGAAGTTACAGCATCATCGTCTCCAGATCTATCTGACTTCACACCTGAAGAAATCGGAAAACTACAGAAGGAGTTAACAAAGCTTTTGTCGAAGAAACCTGCTGCTAATAAACAAGGAGAAATCAGTGCTGATCTTCCATTGGATAGATTTCTTAATTGTCCATCAAGCTTAGAAGTTGATCGTAGGCTTTCAACCACAGTTATCACTAATCAAGACGATAAAGAGGAAGATATTGATCGCACAATTAGAGTAATTCTTGGTAGGTGCAAAGATATTTGCATGGAAAACAGTAAGAAAGCAATCGGGAAAAAACACAAATCAATTTCTTTTCTCTTGAAGAAAATGTTTGTATGCAGCAGCGGTTTGCCTCCAATGCCTAGCTTGCAAGATCGACTTCCAGAATCAAGAATGGAGAGG TTATTAAGAGCAATGCTTAAAAATAAGATCAATCCTCAGAACTCTTCACGAGCATCATCCACAAGGAAACTTATCGAAAACAGACAATCACCGAGGAAGGGGAAAGGAAAAGCAATAGAAAAACAGGAGGATGACGCAAATGATGGCTCGAAATGGGTGAAAACTGATTCCGAAT ATATTGTGTTAGAGATATGA